A window of Gasterosteus aculeatus chromosome 9, fGasAcu3.hap1.1, whole genome shotgun sequence contains these coding sequences:
- the LOC120825061 gene encoding protein unc-93 homolog B1, producing MDAEDQDALVRDADQPVEPPNGVINELLNVGQDDKLQGQMEEFLGPQAEYNEDEEERKYYRRKRLGVIKNVLAASVGAMIVYSVYMGLLQMQLILHYDMTYREVKYSNLGLEDIDRKMLMGINVTPIMGLLYTPVLIRFLGTKWMMFLASGIYALFVSTNYWERYYTLVPSAVAIGVAIVPLWASLGNYITRMAQQYYEYVNYKEDHVQEQKKLPKGACHKYIIVFQSVFYIVFHLSFVFAQFPMRFVLNGTLHDDEHVLYNVHSCGANISGVIPGFNTTVLKNLPRSMLLIHVESVLMGFAFLAMVIFLALCGAAYRPTEEIDLRSIGWGNIFQLPFKHLRDYRLRLLCPFFIYSGFEMLFAVTGFSLSYGVCVLGLRKLWLLIMVYGLSCSVFSSLSLCLLRLPRWVCLMGGAAVHAVLLVVLLVFSPPPKSPEYLGALLVISVLWGLGTALNKTGVSTLLGMLYAEEKERLDFVFTIYHWWQAIAIFIVYLWSHLPMRAKLSILLATLLVACCCYWVMERRLARKVPYRLPRIPRPRHKVKGYRYLEEDNSDESDSERSEDDDKEEEEEEDEEHVAEEMGAEDRREEGQDDGVQGVDSPEARRRGAEGHRREDAHVKDGVREEREGG from the exons ATGGATGCAGAAGATCAAGACGCGTTGGTCAGGGACGCTGATCAGCCTGTAGAACCTCCCAATGGCGTCATAAATGAACTGCTGAACGTGGGACAAGACGACAAACTGCAAGGCCAG aTGGAGGAGTTCCTCGGCCCGCAGGCAGAGTACaacgaggatgaggaggagaggaagtacTACCGGAGGAAGAGGCTCGGTGTCATCAAGAATGTGCTCGCAGCCAGTGTTGGAGCCATgattgtgtacagtgtgtacatGG GCCTACTGCAGATGCAGCTGATCCTCCATTATGACATGACCTACCGCGAGGTGAAGTACAGCAACCTCGGGCTGGAGGACATCGATCGCAAGATGCTGATGGGCATCAATGTAACTCCCATCATGGGCCTGCTGTACACCCCTGTACTTATtag GTTTTTAGGCACAAAGTGGATGATGTTCCTGGCTTCGGGAATCTACGCGCTCTTCGTCTCGACCAATTACTGGGAGCGGTACTACACCTTGGTTCCATCCGCCGTGGCCATCGGCGTGGCCATTGTGCCGCTCTGGGCCTCGCTGGGGAATTATATCACAAG GATGGCGCAGCAGTACTACGAGTACGTCAACTACAAGGAAGACCACGTGCAGGAGCAGAAGAAGCTCCCCAAGGGAGCGTGCCACAAATACATCATCGTCTTCCAGTCGGTCTTCTACATCGTCTTCCAC CTGAGTTTTGTCTTCGCGCAGTTCCCCATGCGCTTCGTCCTCAACGGCACCCTGCACGATGACGAGCACGTTCTCTATAATGTCCACTCCTGCG GAGCAAACATTAGTGGGGTGATCCCCGGCTTCAACACCACTGTGCTGAAGAACCTGCCTCGCTCCATGCTGCTCATCCACGTGGAGAGTGTCCTCATGGGCTTCGCCTTCCTCGCCATGGTCATC TTCCTTGCGCTCTGTGGAGCCGCCTACCGCCCGACGGAGGAAATCGACCTGCGCAGTATTGGCTGGGGAAACATCTTCCAGCTGCCTTTCAAACACCTTCGAGATTACCGCCTGCGACTGCTCTGCCCCTTCTTCATCTACAGCGGCTTTGAAATGTTGTTTGCTGTCACAGGATTTTCCCTG TCCTATGGCGTCTGTGTTTTGGGCCTGAGGAAGCTGTGGCTCCTCATCATGGTCTATGGCCTCTCCTGCTccgtcttctcctccctctccctctgcctgctGCGCCTCCCGCGCTGGGTGTGTCTGATGGGCGGCGCGGCTGTGCACgcggtgctgctggtggtgctccTGGTGTTCTCTCCACCTCCTAAGAGCCCAGAGTATCTGGGCGCCCTGCTGGTGATCTCTGTGCTGTGGGGACTCGGCACAGCGCTGAACAAGACGGGCGTCAGCA ctctgCTCGGTATGCTCTACGCTGAGGAGAAAGAGCGGCTGGACTTTGTCTTCACCATCTATCACTGGTGGCAGGCCATCGCCATCTTCATCGTCTACCTGTGGTCCCACCTGCCAATGAGG GCGAAACTCTCCATCCTGTTGGCCACTTTATTGGtggcctgctgctgttattgggTGATGGAGCGTCGGCTCGCCCGTAAAGTGCCTTACAGGCTGCCTCGCATCCCGCGGCCGCGGCACAAG GTTAAAGGTTACCGCTACCTTGAGGAGGACAACTCAGATGAGTCGGACTCTGAGAGAAGTGAGGATgatgacaaagaggaggaggaggaggaggacgaagagcaTGTGGCGGAGGAGATGGGAGCAGAGGACAGGAGGGAAGAAGGCCAAGACGATGGGGTCCAGGGAGTTGACTCACCCGAAGCCAGGAGGAGAGGGGCCGAGGGCCACAGACGGGAGGACGCCCATGTGAAGGACGGAGTGAGGgaagagcgggagggaggatga
- the LOC120825064 gene encoding mitochondrial import inner membrane translocase subunit Tim10, with the protein MDPVKAQQLAAELEVEMMADMYNRMTNACHRKCVPPHYKEAELTKGESVCLDRCVAKYLDLHERLGRKLTELSVQDEETMRKASLGSG; encoded by the exons ATGGACCCCGTGAAGGCGCAGCAGCTGGCGGCCgagctggaggtggagatgATGGCTGACATGTACAACCG CATGACCAACGCCTGCCACAGGAAGTGTGTCCCGCCACATTACAAGGAGGCGGAGCTGACAAAGGGGGAGTCTGTGTGCTTGGACCGCTGCGTTGCCAAATACCTGGACCTTCACGAGCGGCTGGGACGCAAGCTGACCGAGCTCTCCGTCCAGGACGAGGAAACGATGAGGAAGGCATCTCTGGGAAGCGGATAG
- the LOC120825063 gene encoding beta-crystallin A1, which translates to MNRFTKTHMTSSMYFPSMDTAPFFKVTVFEQEHFQGKCLEFTSECCNIHNCGLDNIRSIRVESGAWVGFEHHDFQGQQFVLERGEYPNWEAYSGSLSYHNERFMSLRPIYCASHHSSRMMIFERENFTGRSTELCDDYPSLRAMGWFTPEVGSMHVQCGAFVCYEYPGYRGQQYIMECQRHSGDYQHWRNWGSHCQTPKIQSIRRIRH; encoded by the exons aTGAATCGATTTACTAAAACCCACATGACCTCATCCATGTACTTCCCAAGCATGGATACAGCCCCTTTCTTTAAG GTGACTGTGTTTGAGCAGGAGCATTTCCAGGGCAAGTGTCTGGAGTTCACCTCCGAGTGCTGCAACATCCACAACTGTGGCCTGGACAACATCCGCTCCATCCGAGTGGAGAGTGGAGC TTGGGTGGGATTCGAGCACCACGACTTCCAGGGCCAGCAGTTCGTCCTGGAGAGGGGCGAGTACCCCAACTGGGAGGCCTACAGTGGCTCCTTGTCCTACCACAACGAGCGCTTCATGTCCCTTCGTCCCATCTACTGCGCT TCTCACCACAGCAGTCGTATGATGATCTTCGAGAGGGAGAACTTCACGGGCCGCAGCACGGAGCTGTGCGATGACTACCCCTCCCTGAGGGCCATGGGCTGGTTCACGCCGGAGGTGGGCTCCATGCACGTGCAGTGTGGCGC cttTGTGTGCTATGAGTACCCGGGCTACAGAGGCCAGCAGTACATCATGGAGTGCCAGAGGCACAGCGGAGACTACCAGCACTGGAGGAACTGGGGCTCCCATTGCCAGACTCCAAAGATCCAGTCCATCAGACGCATCAGGCACTGA
- the LOC144383378 gene encoding beta-crystallin B1-like — protein sequence MSAGGEKSKSASQTDGKAAHNKMSDPGMMAHKMCVYDQENFQGRCIEINGECMNVCDMGMDRVRSLRVSCGPFVGFEQMNFCGEMFILEKGEYPRWDSWSNCQKNDYLLSFRPVRMDPEKHKICLHEVGEFKGRKMEIMDDDVPSLFSYGFTDRVGSIMVSCGTWVGYQFPGYRGSQYLLEKGEYRHFNEFGARCPQMQSIRRIRDMQWHPHGCYTMSSK from the exons ATGtctgctggaggagagaaaTCCAAGTCTGCTTCCCAGACTGATGGGAAGGCAGCTCACAACAAGATGTCTGATCCGGGCATGATGGCTCACAAg atgtgtgtgtatgaccAGGAGAACTTCCAGGGCCGCTGCATCGAGATCAACGGCGAGTGTATGAACGTGTGTGACATGGGAATGGACAGGGTGCGCTCTCTGCGCGTTTCCTGCGGACC CTTCGTGGGCTTCGAACAGATGAACTTCTGCGGAGAGATGTTCATCCTGGAGAAGGGCGAGTATCCCCGCTGGGACTCCTGGAGCAACTGTCAGAAGAACGACTACCTGCTGTCCTTCAGGCCAGTCCGCATG GACCCTGAGAAGCACAAGATCTGCCTGCATGAGGTTGGAGAGTTCAAGGGCCGTAAAATGGAGATTATGGACGATGACGTCCCCAGCTTGTTTTCCTATGGTTTTACCGACAGAGTGGGAAGCATCATGGTCAGCTGTGGAAC CTGGGTGGGCTACCAGTTTCCCGGCTACCGTGGCAGCCAGTACCTGCTCGAGAAGGGCGAATACAGGCATTTCAACGAGTTTGGCGCCCGCTGCCCCCAGATGCAGTCCATCAGGCGCATTCGTGACATGCAGTGGCACCCACATGGCTGCTACACCATGTCCTCCAAGTGA